A single Saccharolobus shibatae B12 DNA region contains:
- a CDS encoding formate--phosphoribosylaminoimidazolecarboxamide ligase family protein: MNVKIAALASHSALDVFDGAKDEGFQTIGLCKKGRERPYLEFKAIMDKCMIMDDFKEIISDKVQDSLLSENAIIVPNRSLAVYVGYDGIENMKTKVFGNRYMLRWEERVGEKNYYKILNEGKISIPKLFKPEEIDRPVIVKLPEAKRKVERGFFFAVNKEDFEVKLNELLRNNVIDNEGLKNMVIEEFVFGAHFNLNYFYSPIFNRLELISVDRRIQSDWDSLYRLPADIQIKLGRIPRLIEVGHEPVTIRESLLEKVFEIGYRFVEATQKLEPPGIIGPFTLQVMVTPDLDLVVYDVAPRIGGGTNAYMGIGSQYSKFYFGKPISLGRRIALEIKRAIINNLTEKILT, from the coding sequence ATGAATGTTAAGATAGCTGCACTAGCTAGCCATTCTGCACTTGACGTTTTCGATGGAGCTAAAGATGAAGGTTTTCAAACAATAGGACTGTGTAAAAAAGGAAGAGAAAGACCTTATTTGGAATTTAAAGCAATCATGGATAAATGTATGATCATGGATGATTTTAAAGAAATAATCTCGGATAAGGTGCAAGATAGTTTACTCAGCGAAAATGCAATAATTGTTCCTAATAGGAGCTTAGCGGTTTATGTAGGTTATGATGGAATAGAAAACATGAAAACGAAAGTCTTTGGCAACAGATATATGTTACGATGGGAAGAAAGAGTAGGCGAAAAGAATTATTATAAAATACTAAATGAGGGGAAAATCTCTATACCCAAATTATTCAAACCAGAAGAGATCGATAGACCAGTAATAGTTAAACTACCTGAGGCTAAAAGGAAAGTTGAAAGAGGATTCTTTTTCGCTGTAAACAAGGAAGATTTTGAAGTTAAACTCAACGAATTATTGAGAAATAACGTAATAGATAATGAAGGTTTAAAAAATATGGTAATAGAGGAATTCGTGTTCGGGGCTCACTTTAATCTTAACTACTTCTACAGCCCAATATTTAATAGACTAGAACTAATAAGCGTGGATAGAAGAATTCAAAGTGATTGGGATAGCTTATATAGATTGCCTGCTGACATACAAATAAAATTAGGTAGGATACCAAGACTGATAGAGGTTGGCCATGAGCCAGTAACAATAAGAGAAAGTCTATTAGAAAAAGTCTTTGAGATAGGATATAGATTTGTAGAGGCCACACAAAAACTTGAACCCCCCGGAATAATTGGACCCTTTACTCTACAAGTTATGGTGACTCCAGATTTAGATCTTGTCGTATACGATGTCGCTCCAAGAATTGGGGGTGGTACGAATGCATATATGGGAATTGGGAGCCAATACTCTAAATTTTACTTCGGAAAGCCAATAAGTTTAGGGAGAAGAATAGCATTAGAGATAAAGCGCGCTATAATAAATAATCTTACTGAAAAAATACTAACTTAA
- a CDS encoding NAD(P)/FAD-dependent oxidoreductase yields the protein MSFYDVVIIGGGPAGLFAAYELASLAKDNVSNYKILLVDKGARASKRTCPLLSPKEKCTFCDPCHIMYGFGGAGTFSSGIINLRPDIGGELHEITRSWDKAQELINYVDDIFVKFGAPKDRVFEPNMEKVKEIQRRAAKVGAEFVPIRQRHMGTDKTPLIIDSIVNYVEKKGIKIGELTEVIDIEKKGNKFLLKTSRGEIESRIVLAAPGRAGAKWFYEQAKKLGVDTIPGPLDIGVRVETESFVFDELTEAVWDPKVILYSKRYDDKVRTFCVNPRGYIMKEVYDDGTIGVNGETYVDKKSNNTNFAFLTTIKLSDPLEDTIEYGKSIARLMTRLGGGKPILQRLIDFQKGRRSTWERINRSTVKPTLRDVTPGDISMGLPYRVVDNLIDGLERLDSIAPGIFSSNTLLYAPEIKYYSVRAVVDNNMETVVDNLFAAGDGTGLSRGINVAAATGILAARGIAIKLGLD from the coding sequence ATGAGCTTCTATGATGTTGTAATAATTGGAGGAGGTCCAGCTGGACTATTCGCTGCATATGAACTAGCGAGTTTGGCTAAAGACAATGTTTCCAACTATAAGATACTATTAGTCGATAAGGGAGCCAGAGCAAGTAAAAGAACTTGCCCACTTTTGTCCCCGAAGGAGAAATGCACATTTTGTGATCCATGCCATATTATGTATGGTTTTGGAGGAGCGGGAACGTTCAGTAGTGGAATAATAAACCTTAGGCCAGATATTGGAGGAGAATTGCATGAAATAACGAGAAGTTGGGATAAGGCACAAGAATTAATAAACTATGTTGATGATATTTTCGTAAAATTTGGAGCTCCAAAGGACAGGGTATTTGAACCAAATATGGAAAAAGTCAAAGAAATACAAAGAAGAGCTGCAAAGGTAGGTGCGGAGTTTGTTCCAATTAGACAAAGACATATGGGGACCGATAAAACACCATTAATAATAGACAGTATTGTAAACTACGTTGAGAAGAAGGGAATTAAAATTGGTGAACTAACGGAGGTCATAGATATAGAGAAGAAAGGTAATAAATTCTTACTTAAAACTTCAAGAGGTGAAATAGAGTCTAGAATAGTCCTTGCGGCTCCTGGTAGAGCAGGTGCTAAATGGTTCTATGAGCAAGCTAAAAAATTAGGAGTTGATACCATACCAGGGCCATTGGATATAGGAGTAAGAGTAGAAACTGAGTCTTTTGTATTTGATGAACTTACAGAAGCTGTATGGGATCCCAAGGTAATATTATACTCTAAGAGATACGATGATAAAGTAAGGACGTTCTGTGTTAATCCAAGAGGATATATTATGAAAGAGGTTTACGATGACGGGACTATTGGAGTTAATGGAGAAACTTATGTCGATAAAAAGAGCAATAATACTAATTTTGCATTCCTAACTACGATTAAACTTTCAGATCCACTTGAGGATACTATAGAATATGGCAAGAGCATAGCTAGATTAATGACTAGACTAGGTGGTGGGAAACCAATATTACAAAGGCTAATAGATTTTCAAAAAGGAAGAAGGAGCACGTGGGAGAGAATAAATAGGTCTACCGTAAAACCAACCTTAAGAGATGTGACACCTGGAGACATAAGTATGGGACTTCCTTACAGAGTAGTAGATAATTTAATAGATGGTTTAGAAAGGCTAGATAGTATAGCACCAGGTATATTCTCTTCAAATACGCTGCTATATGCACCAGAAATAAAATACTATAGCGTAAGAGCTGTAGTTGATAATAATATGGAAACTGTAGTTGATAATCTATTCGCAGCTGGTGATGGAACTGGACTTTCTAGAGGAATAAACGTAGCTGCCGCAACTGGTATATTAGCTGCAAGAGGAATTGCTATTAAGTTAGGGTTAGATTA
- a CDS encoding adenylosuccinate synthetase, whose product MLELIVGGFFGDEGKGKVAAYLGIKDKPKLSVRTGSINAGHTVTYSGKIWKLRIIPSAFVNKSTELALAPGALTSLDVLFKEMRETETYDRLYIDSHVGIITEDEVREEKNDPYLMNVIGSTGQGVGYAESKRILRKLKLAKDYKELEKFVIDVPNKILDYLENGYNILIEGTQGHYLSLYHGEYPYVTSRNTTASGILSEAGIGPKYVDHIIITFKSYVTRVGKGPLEGELTEEEAKKLGLAEYGTVTGRLRRVAPFNTKLAREAIRINSATIVAITKLDALFKDAYRAREYEKLPTEAKKWLDELEEELKTPIGLIGTGEDAYDMIDLREEVK is encoded by the coding sequence ATGCTAGAATTAATTGTTGGAGGATTTTTTGGTGATGAAGGAAAGGGAAAAGTAGCAGCTTATTTAGGTATTAAAGATAAACCAAAATTAAGTGTGAGAACAGGGTCTATTAATGCTGGTCATACCGTTACGTATTCAGGAAAGATATGGAAGCTAAGGATTATCCCATCTGCATTTGTAAATAAATCCACTGAATTAGCTCTAGCTCCCGGGGCACTTACGTCATTAGACGTCCTATTTAAAGAGATGAGGGAAACTGAAACTTATGATAGATTATATATTGATTCTCATGTTGGAATTATAACTGAAGATGAGGTAAGAGAGGAGAAAAACGATCCGTATCTTATGAATGTAATTGGGAGCACTGGCCAAGGCGTCGGATATGCGGAGAGTAAAAGAATATTAAGAAAATTAAAGTTAGCAAAGGATTATAAAGAACTTGAAAAGTTCGTCATAGATGTTCCTAATAAAATATTGGATTATTTAGAGAATGGTTACAATATTCTTATAGAAGGAACTCAAGGACATTATCTAAGTCTATACCACGGCGAATATCCATATGTAACTAGTAGAAATACTACAGCATCAGGAATATTAAGCGAGGCCGGAATAGGACCAAAATATGTGGATCACATAATAATTACCTTCAAGAGCTACGTTACCAGAGTAGGAAAAGGCCCACTGGAAGGTGAGTTAACAGAAGAAGAAGCAAAAAAACTTGGTTTGGCAGAATATGGTACAGTAACTGGGAGATTAAGGAGAGTTGCACCATTTAATACTAAACTTGCAAGAGAAGCCATTAGAATAAATTCAGCTACAATAGTCGCCATAACCAAATTAGACGCACTCTTTAAGGATGCATATAGAGCCAGAGAATATGAAAAACTACCCACTGAAGCCAAGAAATGGTTGGATGAACTAGAAGAAGAACTAAAAACACCTATTGGACTTATTGGCACTGGAGAAGATGCATACGACATGATAGATCTTAGAGAGGAGGTGAAGTAA